TTCCAGCCGGTCGACGCTGGCGGTGACGACGCCCGCCGCATTCCGCGTCGCGGTGACGCCGGTGAGGCCGTTGGTGTAGAGGTCGGTGTCGAGATATTCACCGGTCAGGCGGATCTTGTGGCCGTTGGCGGGGTCATAGACGATGCGCGCGAGCGCCGCGTTGGAGCGGCCATCCTGGGGGTTCGGCCGCGTGCGGAGCGGACCGGTGTTCGCGTCCTTGCCCGAAGTGCCCGCGACGCCGTCGACATAGATGCCGCCCGCAACATCGCCCTTGTTGTCGAGTTCCTTGTGATCGCGCCGCGTATAGGCGGCCATGATCGACCAGTCGCCGCTGCGTCCCGCAAGGATTGCGGTTTCGCTGAATTCCTTGTCGGCGCTGCTATAGGCGGCGCGGAGGAGGCCGCCGACATTCTTGCCGGGTTCGAGGAAATCGACGGGGTCCGAGGTGATGAAGCTGACCGCGCCCGCTAGGCCGTCACTTCCATAAAGCGCGGACGACGGACCGCGCAGGATTTCGACCGACTTGACGAGACCAAGGTCGACATAGTCGCCGCGACCCGACGCCTGCGCGCCGAAGCTGAAGCCGTCGGGAACGCGGACGCCGTCGACCTGGACGAGCACGCGATTGCCCCCGATGCCGCGGATGTTGAAGCTGTCGTTGCCCGCGCGGCCGGTGGTGCCGAGCGCGGCGCCGAAGCGCGCGGGCTGGCGCTGGACGCTGACGCCGGGTTCGAAGCGGACGAGGTCGCGGATATCGGTGACGAGTTCGTCGGCGATCTGTTCGTCGCTCTTCACCGTAATAGTGACGGGAATATCCTCGGCCTTCACGGCGGTGCGCGTGGCGGTGACGACGATACGGTTCTTGAGCGACACCCAATATTCGCCGTCATTGTCCTGCGCAAAGGCCGGCGTAGCGGTCGCGGCGAGCGCGAGGCCCAGCGCGCTGCTCGCGGCAAGGCGGGTTACGGACGGCAGATATCGGATGTTCAATTTAATTCCCCCGGTTAGATTGCGACTGACTCGCAATAGCGGCGCTCTAGGCGCGCAAATTCAGAGGGTCAAGATGCTATTGCGAATCGTTTTCGACATGATGGCGCATGGCCCCGCGCGACCGCCGGCCGCAAAGCGTGGAGAATGCGGAAACAAGCTCGGAATCATGAAGGCGGGTAGCGACCGGGGGCGGACAGATTCTCCCCTCGTCACCCCGGGCTTGACCCGGGGTCCCGCTTGAGGTCGAAGCCGGAGAGTGCCTCAAAAAGCGGGATCCCGGGTCGAGCCCGGGATGACGAGAGCGAAGAAACGACCGGAAACTAACGACGGTAATGTGTGCCCCGGCGAAAGCCGGGGTCCAGGGCGGCAATCCGCACAGCTCGGCTCTCCAGAGCCCTGGGCCCCGGCCTTCGCCGGGGTGCGCAAATGGGAAACGACCGGTTGCCGACCAATCCTTTTTCGTCACCCCGGACTTGATCCGGGGTCCCGCTTGAAATCGAAGCCAGTGGGTGCCGTCAAAAAGCGGGATCCCGGGTCAAGCCCGGGATGACGGAAGTGGGGGGACGGGATGTCAGCTCACCACCCCAAAACAGACATCGCCTTCAAATAGGCCTTTCCTACATTATTCGGCCGTGCCAGCCTTCATCCGGCTCTTTCATTCGGTGAACAAAAAGGTGGTCGCGACCCGGCTTGCGGATGCGACCATGGTCGGACGTGCCGCGCACGTCGAGCGCTCCGCGACTTGCAAATCGGGGCGCTCATAGGGCTGAACTTTCCTGAACTTTGGAATATTGCGCCGCCCTCGCGCCGACCCGATCCGGATTCAGCCGGGCGATAGCCAAAGAGGGTAACGACAGCTCCCCACCCCAAACAGCCGCTGTTCCGCGCGCTAAGCTCCCGGCCCCTCATAGGCATCGACGATGCGCCCGACGATCGGATGGCGGACAACGTCGGCGCTGGTGAAGTAGCTGACGTTGATGCCCTCCAGCCCTTCGAGCCGGCCGACCGCATCGGCAAGGCCCGAGGTTGCGGGGATCGGCAAGTCGACCTGTTTCGGGTCGCCGCAGATCACCATGCGGCTGTTCATCCCGAAACGCGTCAGGAACATCTTCATTTGTGGGATCGTCGTATTCTGCGCTTCGTCGAGGATAATGAACGCGTCGGCGAGCGTGCGCCCGCGCATGAAGGCAAGCGGCGCGATCTCGATCTCGCCCGACGCAATCCGGCGCTCGACCTGCTCGGCGGGCAGGCAGTCGTGGAGCGCGTCGTAGAGCGGGCGCAGATAAGGATCGACCTTTTCCTTCATGTCACCGGGCAGGAAGCCCAGCTTTTCGCCCGCCTCGACCGCGGGGCGCGAAAGAATCAGCCGCTGGACGCTGCCGGTGATGAGCTGCGCCACCGCCTGCGCAACCGCGAGATAGGTCTTGCCCGTGCCCGCCGGACCAAGCGCGAAAATCACGTCGTCGCGCGCAAGCGCCTGCATATAGGGCACCTGCGACGGCGCGCGGGGGACGATCGTCTTTTTGCGCGTCCGGATCATGATCGGCGGCGCCTCATCCTTGTCGTGGCGGATGATGCCCGCGAGCGTCGGCTGCGCCGACATCGCGATCACGCCGTCGACCAGGCCGGTGTCAACCTCCTGCCCCTGTTCGATGCGGTTGTAGAGTTCGGTGAGCACGTCGCGCGCGCGCGCGGCGGCTTCGGCTTCGCCCTCGATCTGCACGCGATTGCCGCGCGCCGAGATATAGACGCCAAGGCGGTTTTCGATCGCGACGAGGTTGCGGTCGAACTCGCCGAAAAGAATGCCCAAAAGCTGCGTTCGCTCAAATTCCGCGGTCAGTCGGACGCGGTCGCCGGGTTCGGCGGGGGTGGAGGCGGTCAGCGGGCGTTTGGACATATGGGCAAGGCTCCTTCGATCGACGACACGACTGTACTCCCGCCAAGACGGGAGTCCATGACTTGCGGACTGCGAATGCGACGGAAGGAGACGGAGTGTGTCTTCGAAGAGACAGCTTCCGCCAGGCGCACTAGGCGACCTCTTCCGTCAAGGCTTCGGCGCCGACACTGTTCGCGCCGGCCGAAGTGATCCGTACATCGATCATATCGCCGATCTTCAGCCCCGGCGCGATGACATGCACCGACTGGAGCCAGGGCGACTTGCCGATGAGCTGGCCGTCGAGCTTGCCCTTGCGTTCCAGGAGCAGGCGCGTCGTGCGGCCGACGGTCGCTTCGTTGAACGCCTGCTGCTGTTCGTTGAGCAGCGCCTGCAATCGCTGGAGGCGGTCGTTCATCACCGCCTCTTCGATCTGGCCCTCCATCGTCGCGGCGGGGGTGCCGGGGCGGCGCGAATATTTGAAGCTATATGCCATCGCATAATTGGTGGCGCGGACGATATCGAGCGTCGCCTCGAAATCCTGGTCGCTTTCACCGGGGAAACCGACGATGAAGTCGCCCGAAATCGCGATATCCGGGCGAACGGCGCGGACGCGTTCGATGATCTTCAAGTAGCTTTCGACCGAATGGCTGCGGTTCATCGCGGCAAGGATGCGGTCGCTGCCCGCCTGCACCGGCAGGTGGAGGAAGGGCATCAGCTTGTCGATCTCGCCATGCGCGGCGATCAACCCATCGGTCATGTCATTGGGGTGGCTGGTCGTATAGCGGATACGATCCAAACCATCCTCGCGCGCCAGTTCGCGGATCAACCCGTCGAGGCCGATTGCCCTGCCCTTGTCGTCTTCGCCATCCCATGCGTTGACGTTCTGCCCAAGCAAGGTGATCTCACGCACCCCGCCCGCGACGAGCGCACGCGCCTCCGCGATCAGATCCGCATAAGGCCGGCTGATCTCGGCACCGCGCGTGTAGGGCACGACACAATAGGTGCAGAATTTGTCGCAGCCTTCCTGCACGGTCAGGAAAGCGGTCGGGCGCTGGCCGCCGGCGCGCTTCGGCAGCGCGCCGAACTTGCTTTCGAGCGGCATGTCGAGATCGATCGCCTTTTCGCCCTTTTCGGCGCGGGCGATCAAGTCGGGCAAGCGGTGATAGGCCTGCGGGCCGACGACGACATCGACGCTGGGCGCGCGGCGGGCGATCTCGGCACCCTCGGCCTGCGCGACGCAACCGGCGACCGCGATCGTCGGGGTGCTGCCGTCGGCGCGCTTCAGCCGGCCGATGTCCGAATAGACTTTCTCGGCCGCCTTTTCGCGGATGTGGCAGGTGTTGAGCACGACAAGGTCGGCGTCGGCGCCATCGGCGGCGGCAACATAGCCCTCGGCGCCCAGCATCTCGGCCATGCGCTCGCCGTCATAGACGTTCATCTGGCAACCGAAGGATTTGACGTGAAATGTTTTAGGAGAGTCGGATTTCATCGGCGCGCTATAGGCGATGCGGCGCGCTGGCGGAAGACCGTGCGATTTCCGCCGCGATCGTCGCGCGCGCCGCCTCGGCGAGCAGTTTTCGGTCGCCTTCGACGATATCGGGAAGCGGATCGAGATAGTGGATCGTCAGGTGGATCGGGCGCTTGCGCGCGAGCAGCCGTTTGAAATTGCCGAGCCCGGATTCAGGATCGAGCCAGGCGATGTCGCTCGCCTCGGGCCCGTAATCGAGAAACACCGGCTGAACGCGCAGGTTCGGCGGCGTCGGGATCATCGCCTGGAACAATGACGCGCGGAACGGCAGCAGTCCGTCGCCGGGGCCCGTCGTACCTTCGGGAAAGAGCGTCACGGGACGGCCGCGCGCGAGCGCGTTGCGCAGGTCGTTCGCCTGATTGTGAATCTCGCGCCGCGCCTCGCGCTGGACATAGACGGTGTGGTTCTGGTCGGCGAGCCAGCCAACGAGCGGCGTCGTGCCGACCTCTGCCTTCGACACGAACGCCGAGCGTGCGGCACCGCCCAGAGCGAGAATGTCGAGCCAACTCACATGGTTCGACACGAACAGTACATTGCGCCGGAGCCGCGTACCCGTCGTGCGGATGCGCAACCCCGCGATCCAGCCGACGGCGTTTAGGAAGGCCATGACCATCGGCGACGGACGCCCGACGGCGCGATAGAGAAGGTGCGGGACGATCAGAAAAAGGAGCGTCAGCACCATCAAGGCGAGACGGGCGACCGTCCGCCAGGTAATCGTACTGCGATCAGTCGCGCTTGCGATCGATGGCGACACCATAAAGCTCCATGCGGTGGTCGACGAGGCGGAAGCCCAGCCGTTCGGCGATCACCTTCTGCAACGCCTCGAGCTCGGGATCGACGAATTCGATCACCTTGCCGGTTTCGACGTCGATCAGATGATCGTGATGCGCCTCGGGCGCGGCTTCGTAACGCGAGCGGCCGTCGCCAAAGTCGTGACGATCGAGGATGCCCGCCTCTTCGAACAGGCGGACGGTACGATAGACGGTGGCGATCGAGATGCCGCTATCGACCTTTGATGCACGCTCATAGAGCGTCTCGACGTCGGGGTGATCCTCCGAATCCGAGATTACGCGCGCAATGATGCGACGCTGCTCGGTGATACGCAGCCCCTTTTCGTGGCACAGGGCTTCGAGATCGATGTTACCGGACATGCTTGCCTTTCCTGCAGATGCAGCCGTGTCTGTCTTTGTTACAAACTGTATAGGCACGCCCCGCGGATAGGACAAGGGCGGCACCCCTACGACGCCGCCCTTCCCTGCTCCGCCGGAGCTAATATCGCAGTGCCTCAGACCTTCGGCTTACGCTTGCGGCCACCGCCACGACCTTTGGTGCCGAGGCCGATTTCTTTCGCCAGCGCACGGCGCTTTTCGGCGTAATTCGGGGCAACCATCGGATAGTCGGCGGGAAGCCCCCATTTGGCGCGATAGTCTTCGGGGGTCATGCCATAATGCGTCATCAGGTGTCGGCGCAGCATCTTCAACTTTTTGCCGTCTTCGAGACAGACAATATAGTCGGGCTTCACCGAGGTGCGGATCGACACCGCCGGCACCAGCTTTTCCTCGACGACTGCTTCGGTCCCGAGACCGGACAGCGCGGCGTGCACATTATTTATCAAAAGGGAGAGGTCTGAAATGGCGACGCTGTTATTGCTGACATGTGCCGCGACGATGTCGGCAGTCAGCGTAACGAGCATCTCGTTGGTATCGGCTTGGTCGGACATGAGACTATTCCTCGTATATATTACCCAAGAGCAAGGTCGGCGAATATTGGATCTGTTCTTTCGCCGGCCCGATTACTGCCACTTTGGATGGAATTCCGCAATGACCGATCAGTCGGGCTTTGCCTCTCGTGCCGATCTCCGCATGGTTATTGCGTCGCGAACGACGCCGTCGGTACCACGATAATAGGCCGGACGCCGCCCGCACTCGCTAAAGCCGGCGGATTCATAAAGATGAACCGCGTCATTATCTGCCCGCATTTCAAGGAAATAATCTTCGGCACCCAGTTCAGCGGCCCAAGCGCGCCAGTCGTCGATCAGTAATGCGCCGATACCGCGGCCTCGAAACTGCGGATCGACCGCAAGCAACAATAATTCGCTTTCGGGACCGGCGATACGCGCCGCAGAGAAACCGCAGGCCCGCTCGCCATCCCATGCGAGGCATACGCGCGCCGACGGCAAAGCGAATAACGTCAAAAGCTGCGCCCCGCTCCACGCTTCGCCATAGGCGGGCTCGAACGCGGCATCCATTACGCGCATTACCGCGGCAAGGTCGCCGACACGGGCGGTGGCAAGGCGAACGTCTGCGGTCATGCCGGCGCCATCGGCTTGGCGTCGGGGGCGCGGCCATAGATCGGGCTGGGCTGGTCGTTCAGCGCGGCGGCGGGCAAGCGGAGGAACGCGCGCGCGTCGGGCAAGGTCGCAAGTGCGCACCCCGAACCACGACGCTCAACAAAAGGTTCGGCACGGTTTCCGACGACGAGTTCGCCCTCGATCAACACCGCCTCGTCCGGCACAAGCGAGCGAATCTCAGCACGCGGCAACAGGTCCGCGGCGAACGGCTGGACGAACCATTGACCATGCCCGCCTTCGACCACGACCAGCCCGCCGCCCGCCGCCGCGATGGCATCGGCTGCCCCTGCCGCGACGAGCGCGAGCGTCGAAAAGCCGCGTACCGGCACTTGCCAGCCAAGCGCCAGCGCGCGAGCCGCCGCCACGCCGATACGTACCCCGGCAAAACTGCCCGGGCCGCATCCCGCAGCGATGATGTCGGCACGTCCGCCGCCGGCAAGTTCGGCAATCAGCGGAACCAGCCGCTCGGCATGACCGCGGCCGATGATCTCATGACGATAGTCGACGACGGCCTCCGCCTCCAGCAGCGCCACCGAACAGGCCTCGCTCGCCGAATCGATGACCAGATACCGCATGGAGGTGAGGCGCTCGCTCAGGCGATGCGGTTGAAGCGCGCGAAGTCCGGCCGCGGGCTGCGTTCGAAGATCGTCGCCGGATCGCCATAGCCGAGGGTCGAGATGAAATTGCTCTTCACATGCGGCTGGTCGGCGAAGAAGGCTTCGTCGACCGCGGCGTTGTTGAAGCCCGACATCGGCCCGGTATCGAGACCAAGTGCGCGCGCTGCGAGAATGAAATAGGCGCCCTGCAGGCTCGAATTGCGGAAGGCGGTCGTCTGCGCCAGCGCATCATTGCCGACGAACCAGCTCCGCGCATCGGTGTGCGGAAAGAGTTCGGGCAGATTTTCGTAGAACTCGTTGTCGCTCGCGATGATCGCGGTGACCGGTGCGGCAAGAATCTTTTCGGCATTGGCCGGGAGCGCGAACGCCGCAACCTTTTGCTTCGCTTCGTCGCTCACGCACCAGACGATCCGCGCCGGCAGGCTGTTCGCGCTGGTCGGGCCGAATTTCACCAGATCCCAGATCGCGTGCAGTTGCGTCTCCGAAACAGGCTTGTCGAGATAGCCGTTATAGGTGCGCGCGGTACGAAAAAGCTGGTCGAGAGCGCTGTCGGAAAGCGGCTCGCTCATGGGCTAACTCCTCAGGAAATATTGGTCAGACGGCGTGGACTGCCGTTACCTCAGGCACATAATGTTTCAAGAGGGACTCGATGCCATTCTTGAGCGTTGCGGTCGATGACGGACATCCCGCGCAGGCGCCCTGCATCTTGAGGTACACATTGCCCTTGTCGAAACCGCGATAGACGATGTCGCCACCGTCGTTGGCGACCGCAGGACGGACGCGCGTTTCGATAAGTTCCTTGATCTGGTCGATGATGTCGGCGTCGGCGGGATCATCGGCGAACCCCTCATCCTCGGCCGGCACCGAAAAGCCCGCGCTCGCGGCGTTGAACAGCGGCACTTCGGCAAGGAAATGGTCCATGACGATGCCCAGGACGTCTGGCTTTACGTCGGCCCATTCGGCGCCGGGCGCAATCGTCACCGACACGAATTCACGGCCGAAAAAGACGCCGGTCACATCGCCGAGCGAGAAAAGCGCGCTCGCGAGCGGCGACGCCTCGGCCTCTTCGGGGCTGGCAAAGTCGCGAGTCCCCGTTTCCATCACCGCCCGGCCGGGCAGGAATTTGAGCGTCGCGGGATTGGGCGTCGATTCGGTTTCGATCAGCATGGCGTGCATGTGGGGCGGAGCGAGGCTTTGTGCAAGATGATAGGGATGCGCTAAGGCGCCCCGATGCGCCGTTTCACTCATTTCGCCGCCATCGACTGGTCGGGTGCACGCGGAGAACGGCAGCGCGGGATCGCGCTCGCTGTCGCGAGCGACACGGCGGCGCCCGCCCTGGTGCAGCCCGAGCATGTCTGGTCGCGCGCCGAAATCCTGAACTGGCTGGAGGATGTCGCGGCGGCGGGCACGAATATGTTGATCGGATTCGACTTTTCGGCAGCCTTCGCCTTCGCCGACCATGGCGCCTATTTCCCCGGCTGGACGGAGACTCCTGCTGACATGGGCGCGCTCTGGGCGCTCGTCGAGCAGTTCGCCGGCGACGATCCATATTATGAGGCTGGCGGGTTTCTCACGCATCCGGAGGCGCGCCGGCACTTTCGGCAAACGGGTGCGGCCGGCGACCTGTTCGAGCCCGGCGCGGGGCGACTGCGTGTCGTCGAACAGCATCAGCGCACGACGAAGCAGGCGGCAAGCGTAAGCAATTTCAACCTCGTCGGCGCGGCGCAGGTCGGCAAGGCCAGCCTGTCGGGGATGCGGCTGCTCCACCGGCTGACAGGCCGCATACCCTTGTGGCCCCGCGATCCCGTGCCTCGAACAGGCCCGATGCTGGTCGAAATCTATACCAGCCTTGCCGCGCGTGCGGCGGGTCTTCCTCCGGGACGCAGCAAGATCCGTGACGGCGCCGCGCTCGACAAGGCGCTCGCGGCGCTGGGTTCGCCCCCTTGCGGCTTGACCGGCCCCGTCAGCGACCATGCGAGCGACGCGCTGCTCACCGCCGCATGGCTGCGCGCAATAGCCGGCGACACGGCGCCTTGGGCGCCATCGCCGCTGACCGACGCCCTCGCACAAACCGAAGGCTGGACCTTTGGCGTCATTTGAAGCAAAGGGCGAAAAGTGCCGGCTTAGCTCAGTTGGTAGAGCACCTGATTTGTAATCAGGGGGCCACGGGTTCGAATCCTGTAGCCGGCACCATCACATAATTCGGGAGGTTTCAGGTGCGCTTTCGGGCGCTGCCGGTCCTAGACGCGGTGGCGCCGTGCGCATGATCAAATTGCCGAACTCTTCGCGACCTGTCATCCGCCCTTCGGCAAATTGGCGCGGGGTCGTCTCGCGGCGACGCCTGCGACCATGATTTCATTTGCCGGTCCCACAAACGAAGGAGATTCATATGACCATCGAACGCCTGCATGCAGGTCCACGCATGAGCCAGGCCGTGATCCATGGCGGCATCGTTTATCTTGCCGGCCAGGTTGGCGCACCGGGCGAGGACGCGACCACGCAAACACGCGCCATTCTCGCATCGATCGACGCGCTGCTCGCCGAAGCCGGCACGGACCGGTCGCACCTGCTCACGGCAATGGTCTGGTTGGCCGACATGGCCGATTTCGCCGCGATGAACGCGGTCTGGGAAGACTGGATTGGCGGCGCCAATGCGCCGACGCGGGCGACCGGCGAAGTTCGTCTGGCGACGCCCGATTACCGGGTAGAAATCATCGTCACGGCCGCTCGACCTTGAAGTAGAAACGAAGGCTTCTGCCTGCTCCCTTATCGAGGCAGTCGAAGCAAGGCCGGGACTGCGTGACCTTGCTTCGAACTGCCCCGAAAACGGATTCGATCAGAAATTGACCCTCGCGCCGACGGTCATATAGGTGCCGACCACGTCATACAGCGTGCTGTTGACGGTAATCAGCGGCGGCTTGCGGTTGAAGACGTTGTTGACGTTGGCGAACAGGGTGAAGCGGTCCTCAATCTTGAACCGCGCGCCCAGGTCGACATAGGTCCGCGACGCGATCTTGTTGTTGATGAGCGTCGTGCGCGTCCGGTCGTAATTGCCGCCATCGATGTAACGGGCGCGGATGTCGAACCCGAAACTGCTATCTTCATAGGTCGCACTGAGCGTTCCGCGCCACTTCGGCGTTGCACGCAGCACCGCATCGCCGACGTCGCCGGCTGTCTCGACGCGCGTGATGCCGGTATCGAACACCAGCTTGTCGACATAGGTCGCAAGCGCGCGGATGCGCAGGCTGCCCGGCAGGCCCGAACTGACGTTCGACAGGTTGACGACATAGGATGCCTCCATATCCAGCCCACTCGTCTCGAAGCTTGCGATATTCTGCTGGGTGGCCGCAACCTGCGTCACCGTCCCCGTCGCATCGCGCGTGACGCTATCGCAGGCAGAGGTGACCCCGCGCGAACACAGAAGCGTCAGGTTTGACCCGTTGAGCGCTGTGATCGCACCGTCGATCTTGATCTTGTAGTAATCGACCGAGGCGCTGAAGCCGCGCAGAAACGACGGCGAATAGGTTGCACCAATCGATGTCGTATAGCTCACTTCGGGTACGAGATTGGGGTTACCGCCGGTATAGGTCGTGACGGCGGACGGCGTCGGATTATAGGCAGGGTTCGCTGCGGCCCGCCCAGCCCTGTCCTGATCGTTGAGCAGCCCGATGTTGATCGACCGGAGCGCGAACAATTCGCCGATACCCGGCGAACGAATGTCGCGCGACCGCGTTGCGCGAAGGAGCAGGTCGTTGAACAGCCGCGCGGTACCGCCAGCTTTCCACGTCCAGATGCCGCCGCTGGTGCTGTAATCGGAATAACGCGCCGCCCCGCTCAAATCGAGTTCCACCGCATTTTCAAGCTTGAGCAGCGGAAACAGCACTTCGCCGAAGGCTTCCTTGACGTTGAACCCGCCCGACGTGGGCGTCGAAAAGACGAGGATGCCGAAATTACTGGCATTCGCGACCGTGAAGTCTTCGCGCGATGAAACCTGTTCTTCCCAGCGCGCCTCGGCGCCGAGCGCGAGGGTCACCGGGCCAGCCCATAGCGAGAATAGATCCCCCTGAACTTCGGCGCCCACCGAATCGAGCTTGTTGGTGCTGAACGCCCGCTGCGCGCCTGTGACATAGGCGCGCGCTTCGGGGGACGCATTCAAGGCGCCGAAGGGATTCAGCGGCCGGCAGGCGGCATCGTCGTTCGCCGTGGTGGCGTCGGCATTGATCGCGCAGACGATTTGCCCGCCGCTCAATACCGCGTTGATCGCATTGTTGAACTGCCGGACAAGGCGCGAATTGCCCATCGTCTGATCGCTGTCGACCTCGCCATGGCTGTACCAGGCCTTGTAGCGGAAGCCGTTGCCGAAGGTGCCGTCGACGCCGATCGCGCCTTCCTTGCTGACCCGCTCACCGCGGAATTGCAGTTGCAGGATGTCGTTGAAATAGCGGCCGAAGGTGAAGCTCGTCTCCCCGGCGGCGGCAAGCCGATCGCGGATCGCGGTCGACAGATAGGGATTGTTCGCCTGGATCGTGAGATATGGCAGGCCGAGCGCTCCGCCGACCGTATAATCGCCGAAGAAGGGCGCGTTCGACACCGCGCGCGCATAGCTGCCATCCACCCAGAAAGTCGCATCGCCCACTTCGTAGCTCAGCCGGGCATAGGTGCTCAGCCGCTCGAACGGGGACGAAACCGGAATCGTGTCATAGAGGTTGATGCCGTCCGCGCCACCGACCATCCGGAGCGGAAACGCGCCCGCACCGACACTCGTGCCACGCGCGAAAGGCCGCAGCGTCCCGTCGGCGTTGAAGGTCTGTCCCGCGAGCACGCCGCTGGTGATGAGGCCGCCCAACGTGACGTTGCCGAAATTCACGTCGCGAACCAGTTCCGACCCCGTGCCCGACGGGATGAAATCGGGGCTGTTGAGCTGCTGCCGCGTGCTCCGCTGGATCACGCCCTCGTCTTTGACATATTCGCCGCCGATGATGAAATGACCGCGCCCGTCGGCGAAGCTCGTGCCGAATTTCGCATCGAAGCCATAGCGGAAGCCATCGCCGCGCGACGAAGTGCCGACATTGCCGCCGATCGAGAGGCCTTCATAATCCTTGTCGAGCAAGATGTTTACGACGCCAGCGACTGCGCCGGAGCCCCAGGCCGCCGACGCGCCGCCGGTCACGACCTCGACGCGCTCGACCAGATTCGTCGGGATGAAATTGAGATTGCCCTCACCCACGAAACGGCGACCGTCGAGCAGCACGAGCGTGCGGTTCGAGCCGAGGCCGCGCATGTCGACGGGTGCGGTACCGGTCGACGTGTTGCCGTTCGACACGCTTGGCGTCGTGGTCGGTCGGATTTGCGGAAGGTCGTTCAATACCTGCTGGATGTTCGGGCGCGCGCCGAGGCGCAGATCTT
This sequence is a window from Sphingopyxis sp. USTB-05. Protein-coding genes within it:
- the tsaB gene encoding tRNA (adenosine(37)-N6)-threonylcarbamoyltransferase complex dimerization subunit type 1 TsaB, encoding MRYLVIDSASEACSVALLEAEAVVDYRHEIIGRGHAERLVPLIAELAGGGRADIIAAGCGPGSFAGVRIGVAAARALALGWQVPVRGFSTLALVAAGAADAIAAAGGGLVVVEGGHGQWFVQPFAADLLPRAEIRSLVPDEAVLIEGELVVGNRAEPFVERRGSGCALATLPDARAFLRLPAAALNDQPSPIYGRAPDAKPMAPA
- a CDS encoding 1-acyl-sn-glycerol-3-phosphate acyltransferase, which encodes MSPSIASATDRSTITWRTVARLALMVLTLLFLIVPHLLYRAVGRPSPMVMAFLNAVGWIAGLRIRTTGTRLRRNVLFVSNHVSWLDILALGGAARSAFVSKAEVGTTPLVGWLADQNHTVYVQREARREIHNQANDLRNALARGRPVTLFPEGTTGPGDGLLPFRASLFQAMIPTPPNLRVQPVFLDYGPEASDIAWLDPESGLGNFKRLLARKRPIHLTIHYLDPLPDIVEGDRKLLAEAARATIAAEIARSSASAPHRL
- a CDS encoding PhoH family protein, giving the protein MSKRPLTASTPAEPGDRVRLTAEFERTQLLGILFGEFDRNLVAIENRLGVYISARGNRVQIEGEAEAAARARDVLTELYNRIEQGQEVDTGLVDGVIAMSAQPTLAGIIRHDKDEAPPIMIRTRKKTIVPRAPSQVPYMQALARDDVIFALGPAGTGKTYLAVAQAVAQLITGSVQRLILSRPAVEAGEKLGFLPGDMKEKVDPYLRPLYDALHDCLPAEQVERRIASGEIEIAPLAFMRGRTLADAFIILDEAQNTTIPQMKMFLTRFGMNSRMVICGDPKQVDLPIPATSGLADAVGRLEGLEGINVSYFTSADVVRHPIVGRIVDAYEGPGA
- a CDS encoding NifU family protein, encoding MSETAHRGALAHPYHLAQSLAPPHMHAMLIETESTPNPATLKFLPGRAVMETGTRDFASPEEAEASPLASALFSLGDVTGVFFGREFVSVTIAPGAEWADVKPDVLGIVMDHFLAEVPLFNAASAGFSVPAEDEGFADDPADADIIDQIKELIETRVRPAVANDGGDIVYRGFDKGNVYLKMQGACAGCPSSTATLKNGIESLLKHYVPEVTAVHAV
- a CDS encoding MucR family transcriptional regulator, with product MSDQADTNEMLVTLTADIVAAHVSNNSVAISDLSLLINNVHAALSGLGTEAVVEEKLVPAVSIRTSVKPDYIVCLEDGKKLKMLRRHLMTHYGMTPEDYRAKWGLPADYPMVAPNYAEKRRALAKEIGLGTKGRGGGRKRKPKV
- a CDS encoding GNAT family N-acetyltransferase, with product MTADVRLATARVGDLAAVMRVMDAAFEPAYGEAWSGAQLLTLFALPSARVCLAWDGERACGFSAARIAGPESELLLLAVDPQFRGRGIGALLIDDWRAWAAELGAEDYFLEMRADNDAVHLYESAGFSECGRRPAYYRGTDGVVRDAITMRRSAREAKPD
- the miaB gene encoding tRNA (N6-isopentenyl adenosine(37)-C2)-methylthiotransferase MiaB — its product is MNVYDGERMAEMLGAEGYVAAADGADADLVVLNTCHIREKAAEKVYSDIGRLKRADGSTPTIAVAGCVAQAEGAEIARRAPSVDVVVGPQAYHRLPDLIARAEKGEKAIDLDMPLESKFGALPKRAGGQRPTAFLTVQEGCDKFCTYCVVPYTRGAEISRPYADLIAEARALVAGGVREITLLGQNVNAWDGEDDKGRAIGLDGLIRELAREDGLDRIRYTTSHPNDMTDGLIAAHGEIDKLMPFLHLPVQAGSDRILAAMNRSHSVESYLKIIERVRAVRPDIAISGDFIVGFPGESDQDFEATLDIVRATNYAMAYSFKYSRRPGTPAATMEGQIEEAVMNDRLQRLQALLNEQQQAFNEATVGRTTRLLLERKGKLDGQLIGKSPWLQSVHVIAPGLKIGDMIDVRITSAGANSVGAEALTEEVA
- a CDS encoding Fur family transcriptional regulator → MSGNIDLEALCHEKGLRITEQRRIIARVISDSEDHPDVETLYERASKVDSGISIATVYRTVRLFEEAGILDRHDFGDGRSRYEAAPEAHHDHLIDVETGKVIEFVDPELEALQKVIAERLGFRLVDHRMELYGVAIDRKRD
- a CDS encoding malonic semialdehyde reductase yields the protein MSEPLSDSALDQLFRTARTYNGYLDKPVSETQLHAIWDLVKFGPTSANSLPARIVWCVSDEAKQKVAAFALPANAEKILAAPVTAIIASDNEFYENLPELFPHTDARSWFVGNDALAQTTAFRNSSLQGAYFILAARALGLDTGPMSGFNNAAVDEAFFADQPHVKSNFISTLGYGDPATIFERSPRPDFARFNRIA
- a CDS encoding RidA family protein gives rise to the protein MTIERLHAGPRMSQAVIHGGIVYLAGQVGAPGEDATTQTRAILASIDALLAEAGTDRSHLLTAMVWLADMADFAAMNAVWEDWIGGANAPTRATGEVRLATPDYRVEIIVTAARP